The Shewanella algae DNA segment AACGATAACAGCCTGCGAGTGTGTGTAATGAAATACCAGATCATCCCAGTGACCCCTTTCCAGCAGAATTGCAGCCTCATCTGGTGTGAGAAGAGTGGCAAAGCCGCTGTGATAGATCCAGGCGGTAACCATGAGCGCATCATGGATGCCCTGGCGCAGCACGGCCTGCAGTTGCAATATATTCTTTTGACTCACGGACACATAGATCATGTTGGTGCCGCCAAGGCTTTGGCCACCGAGTGTGACGTGCAGATTATTGGCCCGCATATCGACGATAAATTCTGGCTGGAGAACCTGCCACGCCAAAGCCAGAACTTTGGTTTCCCGGCCTGTGAAGCTTTCGAGGCAGACCGTTATCTCGAAGATGGTGAAGAGGTTACATTGGGAGAGCAGGCATTGCAGGTGTTTC contains these protein-coding regions:
- a CDS encoding MBL fold metallo-hydrolase, producing MKYQIIPVTPFQQNCSLIWCEKSGKAAVIDPGGNHERIMDALAQHGLQLQYILLTHGHIDHVGAAKALATECDVQIIGPHIDDKFWLENLPRQSQNFGFPACEAFEADRYLEDGEEVTLGEQALQVFHCPGHTPGHVIFFDREENLAWVGDVLFRGSIGRTDFPGSNYQQLIDSIRYKLWPLGEQVNFIPGHGPMSSFGEERRNNPFVADQLLAD